In the Bacillus shivajii genome, one interval contains:
- a CDS encoding tetratricopeptide repeat protein — protein MFSSTQWEEMSKWLMDNKDMLNENELKQWVEHLSKEQDQLLEVWSTQNELLEEIKDELTTSNPFSFQKEDETHTGISYFELGLYEEAIREFQAGLDGQQNSARLYLYLGFSQLYIEQPNEAKESFLNVLHRSKDPTEHHFALVGLGLQAGQEENIEEAIHYFEKSEVLLFNSDVVYNLGICYLLLKMPKEALQYFQKMVHKGETDSESYFWLGKCFESLGRNTEAMEAWYETIQRTKSKKLIRTLAFIFEENGNFSCAIYCYERLKSLGYNEAFVLHGMAWNYGLLDERKKSMEMFEELLYLEPTNINAMISYLWLLYRWEEIEKFKQLKERISHENLSHPLIAHLT, from the coding sequence ATGTTTTCATCAACACAATGGGAAGAGATGTCTAAATGGCTTATGGATAATAAAGACATGTTAAACGAAAATGAACTCAAGCAATGGGTGGAGCATTTATCAAAAGAGCAAGACCAACTTCTAGAAGTATGGAGTACACAAAATGAGTTACTCGAAGAAATAAAAGATGAGCTCACAACAAGTAATCCATTTTCGTTTCAAAAAGAAGACGAGACCCATACTGGAATTAGTTATTTTGAACTTGGTTTATATGAGGAAGCGATCCGTGAATTTCAAGCCGGATTAGATGGGCAACAAAATAGTGCTCGTTTATATTTATATTTAGGGTTTTCTCAGTTATATATTGAACAACCTAACGAGGCAAAAGAAAGCTTCTTAAATGTCTTACACCGTAGTAAAGACCCTACCGAACATCATTTTGCACTTGTTGGATTAGGGCTGCAAGCTGGACAAGAAGAAAATATAGAAGAGGCCATCCACTACTTTGAAAAATCCGAAGTCCTCCTCTTTAACAGCGATGTAGTGTATAATTTAGGCATCTGTTATTTACTGCTGAAAATGCCGAAAGAGGCGCTTCAATATTTTCAAAAAATGGTGCATAAAGGAGAAACTGACTCAGAAAGTTATTTCTGGTTAGGGAAATGTTTTGAATCGTTAGGACGAAATACTGAGGCGATGGAAGCATGGTATGAAACGATTCAACGGACAAAATCGAAAAAGCTGATTCGCACATTAGCATTTATTTTCGAAGAGAATGGGAACTTTTCTTGTGCAATCTATTGTTATGAACGATTAAAATCGTTAGGATATAATGAAGCCTTTGTTTTACACGGTATGGCATGGAACTATGGCTTATTAGACGAAAGAAAAAAATCAATGGAAATGTTTGAAGAGCTATTATATCTTGAACCAACAAATATAAATGCAATGATTTCCTATTTATGGCTTTTATACCGTTGGGAAGAGATAGAAAAGTTTAAACAATTAAAAGAGAGAATAAGTCATGAAAATCTTTCTCACCCATTGATTGCTCATTTAACATAA
- a CDS encoding pyridoxal phosphate-dependent aminotransferase, protein MKFSSKVTSITPSTTLAITAKAKELKAQGHDVIGLGAGEPDFNTPSYIIEASYKSMVEGHTKYTPAGGLPELKNVIIEKFKNDQHIEYSPEEIIVTNGAKHSLALLFQTILQEDDEVIIPSPYWVSYPEQVKIAGGKPVFVEGKEENEFKVTKEQLEKVVTNKTRALIVNSPSNPTGVMYEKDELKEIGQFCLDNDLLIVSDEIYEKLIYGGKNHISIAEVSEEIKNNTIIINGVSKSHSMTGWRIGYTAGHAEIIKKMTTLASHTTSNPAVMAQHGTIAAYQQEDGSVEKMRQSFEERLHKVLPELESIPGFKCVKPQGAFYLFPNVKEAVQTGGFASTDEWVTALLEEEKVAVVPGSGFGSPDNIRLSYATDLDSFLEAVNRIRQFVQRKSS, encoded by the coding sequence ATGAAATTTTCGTCAAAAGTTACTTCAATTACACCATCAACAACGTTAGCAATTACAGCAAAAGCAAAAGAATTAAAAGCACAAGGTCATGATGTAATCGGCTTAGGAGCAGGGGAACCAGATTTTAATACGCCATCCTATATTATCGAAGCAAGCTACAAGTCAATGGTTGAAGGGCACACGAAATATACTCCAGCTGGTGGTTTGCCAGAACTTAAAAATGTTATCATCGAAAAGTTCAAAAATGATCAGCATATTGAATATTCTCCTGAAGAAATCATTGTAACAAACGGTGCAAAGCATTCACTTGCCTTATTGTTCCAAACAATCTTACAAGAAGATGATGAAGTCATTATTCCTTCTCCTTATTGGGTTAGTTATCCGGAACAAGTAAAGATTGCTGGAGGCAAACCAGTATTTGTTGAAGGTAAGGAAGAAAATGAATTTAAAGTAACAAAAGAACAATTAGAAAAAGTTGTTACAAACAAGACGAGAGCGCTCATCGTAAATTCACCAAGTAACCCAACCGGAGTGATGTACGAAAAAGATGAACTAAAGGAAATTGGACAATTTTGCTTAGATAACGATCTTTTAATTGTTTCTGACGAAATTTATGAAAAACTAATTTATGGCGGCAAAAATCACATTTCTATTGCTGAAGTGTCAGAAGAAATAAAAAACAACACGATTATTATTAACGGTGTATCGAAATCTCATTCAATGACGGGTTGGAGAATTGGTTATACAGCTGGACATGCGGAAATCATTAAAAAGATGACAACATTAGCAAGTCATACGACGTCCAACCCAGCAGTGATGGCTCAACATGGAACAATTGCTGCATATCAACAAGAAGACGGTTCCGTCGAGAAAATGAGACAATCATTTGAAGAACGTTTACATAAAGTGTTACCTGAACTAGAGTCTATCCCTGGCTTCAAATGTGTGAAACCTCAAGGAGCATTTTATTTATTTCCAAACGTAAAGGAAGCCGTACAAACAGGTGGCTTTGCTTCAACTGATGAATGGGTAACCGCATTACTTGAAGAAGAAAAAGTTGCAGTCGTTCCAGGAAGTGGTTTTGGCTCTCCAGATAATATTAGATTATCGTATGCAACAGACTTAGATTCATTCTTAGAAGCAGTTAATCGAATTCGTCAATTTGTACAACGGAAATCTTCGTAA
- a CDS encoding amidohydrolase, whose translation MKLLIHSVTIVTMNENDDIVDGYVVVEDGKFKEVTAGYPNDSLIDQADETINGQGKWLMPGFVNTHGHLGSSLLRGAGDDMPLMDWLQNVMWPNEQRLTKEDVEKAAKLAVVEMIKSGTTTFLDMYHLHMEQMAELTIESNMRAVLCRGMIGLCSEEEQYGKINESVSLHKHFHGENAGKLHVALAPHAPYTCPPAFLEKVVDAAEKHNMWIHTHVAETKREVLEHKEKYNETQVSHLNKLGLFDVPCLIAHGVHLNDEEQHILSEKNVSVSHNPMSNLKLGSGIANIPELINKGINVAIGTDSTASNNNLSMVEELRFASLIHKGTYQDPTVTQSKDILKMATVNGAKALQLEDIGFIQEGSFADFILINPDRAHLTPWNKERVHSHLVYALKDDDISDVFVQGKQLMKDRELLFLDEQKIVADAQAFLF comes from the coding sequence ATGAAATTATTAATTCATTCTGTCACAATTGTAACAATGAATGAAAATGATGATATTGTTGACGGATATGTTGTCGTTGAGGACGGAAAGTTTAAAGAAGTAACGGCGGGGTATCCAAACGATTCATTAATTGATCAAGCAGATGAAACGATTAATGGACAAGGAAAGTGGCTCATGCCAGGCTTTGTAAATACACATGGTCATTTAGGTAGTTCGTTATTACGCGGTGCTGGCGATGACATGCCCTTAATGGATTGGCTTCAAAATGTCATGTGGCCAAATGAGCAAAGGCTGACGAAAGAAGATGTAGAAAAAGCAGCAAAGCTTGCAGTTGTTGAAATGATAAAATCTGGTACAACGACTTTTTTAGATATGTATCACTTACATATGGAACAAATGGCTGAACTAACGATTGAAAGTAACATGCGTGCTGTTTTATGCAGAGGAATGATCGGACTATGTTCTGAAGAAGAGCAGTACGGTAAAATTAATGAATCCGTTTCATTACATAAACATTTTCATGGTGAAAACGCTGGAAAGCTACACGTTGCATTAGCTCCTCATGCTCCTTACACGTGTCCACCTGCTTTTTTAGAGAAAGTTGTAGATGCAGCCGAAAAGCATAACATGTGGATACATACACATGTTGCAGAAACAAAGCGTGAAGTGCTCGAGCATAAAGAGAAATATAATGAAACACAAGTAAGCCATTTAAATAAACTAGGTTTATTTGATGTACCTTGCTTAATTGCCCATGGTGTACATTTAAATGATGAAGAGCAACATATTCTTTCAGAAAAGAATGTCTCTGTTTCGCATAATCCAATGAGCAATTTAAAGTTAGGTTCAGGTATTGCTAATATACCCGAGTTGATAAATAAAGGGATAAATGTGGCAATTGGAACAGATTCAACAGCTAGTAACAACAACTTAAGCATGGTCGAAGAGCTTAGGTTTGCTTCTTTAATTCATAAAGGAACATATCAAGATCCAACTGTTACACAAAGTAAAGACATACTAAAAATGGCAACAGTAAACGGTGCAAAAGCATTACAGCTTGAAGACATAGGTTTTATTCAAGAAGGCTCTTTTGCGGACTTTATATTAATAAATCCAGACCGGGCACATTTGACACCTTGGAATAAAGAAAGGGTGCATTCTCATCTTGTGTATGCTCTAAAAGATGATGACATCTCAGATGTTTTCGTTCAAGGGAAGCAGTTAATGAAAGATAGAGAATTGCTTTTCTTAGACGAACAAAAAATTGTTGCAGATGCTCAAGCATTTCTATTTTAA
- a CDS encoding cell wall elongation regulator TseB-like domain-containing protein, producing the protein MRTWLISIGAVLLTAGIVFFYFMYSATAGPLNDRQEEIKAFALSETELTSVNDISYYHGSRSYQVFYGVDDNDEDIIVWVEEIEHKEDDENQSRRVFVRSQSDGISKDKVEQIAYDRLNVVSLINIRLGIIGNTPVYEVVYIDDADRHSFYYLTFKDGSYIRHYQFKRS; encoded by the coding sequence ATGAGAACATGGCTAATTTCTATTGGAGCGGTACTATTAACCGCAGGCATTGTATTTTTCTATTTTATGTATTCGGCAACTGCAGGTCCTTTAAATGATCGGCAAGAAGAAATAAAAGCATTTGCCCTTTCTGAAACAGAGTTAACTTCTGTAAACGACATAAGTTATTATCATGGAAGTAGATCATATCAAGTTTTTTATGGCGTCGATGATAATGATGAAGACATCATTGTTTGGGTTGAAGAGATCGAGCATAAAGAAGATGATGAAAATCAATCACGAAGAGTTTTTGTTCGAAGTCAAAGCGACGGAATCTCAAAGGATAAAGTGGAACAAATTGCTTATGATCGCTTAAATGTCGTATCATTAATTAATATTCGATTAGGTATTATCGGGAATACACCAGTTTATGAAGTTGTTTACATCGATGATGCAGATCGGCATTCATTTTATTATTTAACATTTAAAGATGGGTCTTATATACGTCATTATCAATTTAAAAGGTCTTAA
- a CDS encoding YpmA family protein yields the protein MMSDKGIEKLATVKIDKHHELYKVVDMLNRTLKDRDLMFGLALDEDNESEKMVFTIYET from the coding sequence ATGATGAGCGATAAAGGAATTGAAAAGTTAGCAACAGTAAAAATTGATAAACATCATGAGCTATATAAAGTTGTTGATATGTTGAATCGAACATTGAAAGATCGTGATCTTATGTTTGGTTTAGCATTAGATGAAGATAACGAAAGTGAAAAGATGGTTTTTACGATTTATGAAACGTAA
- the dinG gene encoding ATP-dependent DNA helicase DinG — protein sequence MNRFLIIDVETTGVSFSKGDRIIQIAYVVVEGQQIIKRFSSYINPEKPIPRFIQSLTNIEAEHVDEAPLFEEVAPQLLNDLDGAYFVAHNVDFDLSFINDELVNAGYEPYRGLVIDTVELAKIAYPTSDGFKLSQLTANLNMDHNQPHRADSDAEATSQLFLKMIDKLSSLPLDTLKKLDRLQKFCKSDLQSLMHEWMNAASMKELEGYDYYRGFVLRKTAEEIKEEEAPQCSFETYYKETLLNEEKLKGVMTGYEQREGQLNMAQFIYDQFERNSFGLIEAGTGTGKTLAYLIPAAFYSKIHSKRIVISTHTVQLQEQMLKKDLHTLAKILPFAIKTGVLKGRSHYLCLQKFERLLEKDPFDSYDRTIAKAQILVWLTETKTGDVEELNLATSSFRFWKEIASDYTSCTTPKCPWFSRCFYQRAKQKAKESDLIITNHSLVLSDMKSDHQVIPSYNHIIIDEAHHFEETATEQFGEMLDYLSLTHIINDLGSENEGVLSYMKKETFYNEELHVSEVIETSKELKQEWNELFLLLRQYLNHSQIKRNERGRANTIINRSEKQWEHVLEAAKRCFMQLSEWTRIQAELQDRLSQMNNSEQRLAEMLQTIYDRSVQIMNGFNMLLLDDDDENFVYWLEADLKGPKQSVSIQKKPIHVAEKLADAFFAKKDSVIFTSATLSVKQSFQYFIQRLGLEDFPVETKLVQSPFDWGNQVKLCIPEDMPMINEAGESGYIEAAALNIYRISQLSEGKMLVLFTSYDMLKKCYEYLRELLTDDYMLIAQGVQTGSRSKLTKNFQQFDKAILLGTSSFWEGVDIPGNDLSVIVIVRLPFSPPDDPVFKAKSDALKEQKQSPFMKLALPQAVIRFKQGFGRLIRTSNDRGAVIVLDRRIVTARYGKSFIESLPQIPVLENSMDELEKDLENWL from the coding sequence ATGAATCGTTTTCTCATTATCGATGTTGAAACAACTGGGGTATCCTTTTCTAAAGGTGACCGTATTATACAAATTGCATATGTGGTCGTAGAGGGACAACAAATCATCAAAAGGTTTTCAAGTTATATAAATCCTGAAAAGCCGATCCCACGTTTTATTCAGTCATTAACGAACATTGAGGCAGAACATGTTGACGAGGCCCCATTATTTGAGGAAGTTGCGCCTCAGTTACTAAATGACTTAGATGGGGCCTACTTTGTAGCTCATAATGTCGACTTTGACTTAAGTTTTATTAACGATGAGCTTGTAAATGCCGGATATGAACCATATCGTGGTCTTGTCATCGACACTGTTGAGCTAGCAAAGATTGCTTATCCTACATCCGATGGCTTTAAACTTTCACAGTTGACGGCAAACTTAAATATGGACCATAACCAACCGCATAGAGCGGATAGTGATGCAGAAGCAACGTCACAGCTGTTTTTAAAGATGATCGATAAATTGTCGTCATTACCATTAGATACGTTAAAGAAGCTTGATCGTTTACAAAAGTTTTGTAAAAGTGATTTGCAGTCATTAATGCACGAATGGATGAATGCTGCCTCCATGAAAGAGTTAGAGGGGTACGATTATTACCGAGGCTTTGTCCTAAGGAAAACAGCAGAAGAGATAAAGGAAGAGGAAGCACCACAATGTTCATTTGAAACGTACTATAAAGAAACGTTATTAAATGAGGAAAAGTTAAAAGGAGTAATGACTGGATACGAACAACGCGAAGGTCAATTAAATATGGCACAATTTATTTACGACCAATTTGAGCGGAATTCATTTGGTCTTATTGAAGCTGGAACAGGTACTGGTAAAACTCTTGCTTACCTAATTCCTGCAGCCTTTTATTCAAAAATACATAGTAAGCGCATTGTCATTAGTACACACACAGTGCAACTTCAAGAACAAATGCTAAAAAAGGATTTACATACGTTAGCGAAAATATTACCTTTTGCAATAAAGACCGGTGTATTAAAAGGTCGTAGCCATTACCTTTGCTTACAAAAATTTGAACGTCTCCTTGAAAAGGATCCTTTTGATTCTTATGACCGAACGATTGCTAAAGCGCAAATTCTTGTATGGCTGACTGAAACGAAAACTGGAGACGTAGAAGAGTTAAACTTAGCAACTTCTTCATTTCGCTTTTGGAAAGAAATCGCAAGTGATTATACATCGTGCACGACACCAAAGTGCCCATGGTTTTCTCGTTGTTTTTATCAACGTGCCAAACAAAAAGCAAAAGAATCAGATTTAATCATAACCAATCATTCACTCGTTTTATCAGATATGAAATCTGATCACCAAGTCATTCCTAGCTACAACCATATCATCATTGATGAGGCTCATCATTTTGAAGAAACAGCAACAGAACAATTTGGTGAAATGCTCGACTATTTATCGTTAACACATATCATTAATGATTTAGGATCAGAAAATGAAGGTGTATTATCTTACATGAAAAAAGAGACGTTCTATAACGAAGAACTACATGTAAGTGAAGTCATCGAGACAAGCAAAGAGTTAAAGCAAGAGTGGAATGAGCTGTTTTTATTATTAAGACAATACTTAAATCATTCACAAATCAAAAGAAACGAACGCGGGCGCGCCAATACAATTATTAATCGTTCTGAAAAGCAGTGGGAACATGTATTAGAAGCTGCGAAACGTTGTTTTATGCAGCTAAGTGAATGGACGAGGATACAGGCAGAGTTACAAGACCGACTATCTCAAATGAACAATAGTGAACAACGTTTAGCTGAAATGCTACAAACGATCTATGATCGAAGTGTTCAAATCATGAATGGATTCAATATGTTACTGTTAGATGATGACGATGAAAACTTCGTATATTGGCTTGAAGCAGATTTAAAAGGGCCGAAACAATCAGTATCCATACAAAAGAAACCGATACACGTTGCTGAGAAATTAGCTGACGCTTTTTTCGCGAAAAAAGACAGTGTGATCTTTACATCTGCGACGTTATCTGTAAAACAGTCGTTCCAATATTTCATCCAAAGACTTGGGTTAGAGGACTTTCCGGTTGAAACAAAGCTTGTTCAATCACCGTTCGATTGGGGAAATCAAGTCAAACTCTGTATTCCGGAAGATATGCCAATGATTAATGAGGCAGGTGAATCAGGGTATATTGAAGCTGCGGCTTTAAATATTTATCGTATTTCTCAATTATCTGAAGGCAAAATGCTTGTATTATTTACATCATATGATATGTTGAAAAAATGTTATGAATACTTAAGGGAATTATTAACAGATGATTACATGTTAATTGCTCAAGGAGTACAAACTGGGAGTAGGTCGAAGCTAACGAAAAACTTTCAACAATTTGATAAAGCAATTTTGTTAGGTACGAGTAGCTTTTGGGAAGGGGTCGATATTCCAGGTAATGATTTAAGTGTGATCGTGATTGTACGACTTCCATTTTCCCCACCAGATGATCCAGTTTTCAAAGCAAAATCTGATGCACTAAAAGAACAAAAGCAATCTCCGTTTATGAAGTTGGCACTACCACAAGCTGTTATTCGGTTTAAACAAGGATTTGGTCGTTTAATTCGAACATCGAATGACCGTGGGGCTGTGATCGTACTTGATCGTCGAATCGTAACAGCAAGGTATGGAAAATCGTTTATCGAATCATTGCCACAAATTCCAGTATTAGAGAATTCAATGGATGAATTGGAAAAAGATCTGGAAAATTGGTTATAA
- the panD gene encoding aspartate 1-decarboxylase produces the protein MFREMMSGKLHRATVTEANLNYVGSITIDEDLMDAVGVLENEKVQVVNNNNGARLETYVIKGERGSKTICLNGAAARLVQPNDTVIIISYKWVAEAECKAHTPKVAILNEQNDIIEMMQTEPASTLR, from the coding sequence ATGTTTAGAGAAATGATGAGTGGTAAACTGCACCGTGCTACTGTAACAGAAGCGAACTTAAATTACGTTGGTAGTATTACAATTGATGAGGACTTAATGGATGCAGTTGGCGTTTTAGAAAATGAAAAAGTTCAAGTAGTAAATAATAACAATGGTGCTAGACTTGAAACGTATGTGATTAAAGGAGAGCGTGGATCAAAAACAATTTGTTTAAATGGAGCTGCGGCACGACTTGTTCAACCAAATGATACGGTCATTATTATTTCTTATAAATGGGTCGCTGAAGCAGAGTGTAAAGCACACACACCTAAGGTAGCGATCTTAAACGAACAAAACGATATTATAGAAATGATGCAAACAGAACCAGCTTCTACCTTAAGATAA
- the panB gene encoding 3-methyl-2-oxobutanoate hydroxymethyltransferase → MKTTKDFRKMKSANEKISMLTSYDAPSAKLAEAAGIDVLLVGDSLGMVVLGYDSTIPVTVDDMVHHTKAVKRGAPNTFVVSDLPYLSYHASLKDAFSNAKLLMQDAGAHAVKMEGGGDVLLTAEKLIEAGVPVVTHLGLTPQSVGVLGGYSVQGKSEESANKLISEAKIAEQIGSSMLVLECVPEWLGKQISEELTIPVIGIGAGRYTDGQVLVYHDVIGYTQGHVPKFVKQYTNISEKIEESLILFAQDVKKGSFPEKNHTFLPYEDHMQTLYGGKQK, encoded by the coding sequence GTGAAAACGACAAAAGATTTTCGAAAAATGAAAAGTGCGAACGAAAAAATTTCAATGCTCACTTCATATGATGCGCCGAGTGCAAAACTTGCAGAAGCCGCTGGCATTGATGTCCTCTTAGTAGGGGACTCTTTAGGCATGGTTGTATTAGGGTACGATTCAACGATTCCGGTTACAGTAGACGACATGGTTCATCACACAAAAGCAGTTAAAAGAGGGGCACCTAATACGTTTGTCGTAAGTGACCTTCCATATCTAAGCTATCATGCTTCTTTAAAAGACGCTTTTAGTAATGCAAAATTATTAATGCAAGATGCGGGGGCACATGCTGTAAAAATGGAAGGTGGCGGTGATGTTTTACTTACTGCTGAAAAGCTTATTGAAGCTGGAGTACCGGTTGTTACACATTTAGGGTTAACGCCACAATCAGTGGGTGTACTTGGTGGATACAGTGTCCAAGGAAAATCAGAGGAGTCCGCAAACAAGCTAATAAGTGAAGCGAAGATAGCCGAACAAATTGGTTCTAGTATGCTCGTATTAGAATGTGTTCCAGAATGGTTAGGAAAACAGATTTCAGAAGAACTTACGATTCCTGTTATTGGCATTGGCGCAGGAAGATATACTGACGGCCAAGTTTTAGTTTATCATGATGTGATTGGCTACACACAAGGTCACGTCCCGAAATTTGTAAAACAATATACAAATATCTCTGAGAAGATAGAGGAAAGTTTAATCCTTTTTGCTCAAGATGTGAAAAAGGGCTCATTCCCTGAAAAAAATCATACCTTTCTTCCATATGAAGACCATATGCAAACCTTATATGGAGGGAAGCAAAAGTGA
- a CDS encoding ComEC/Rec2 family competence protein — protein MARQIFFSIMIFMLLFLVAMPTVNADRIELNLSQGEIAYTFFDLEHGEATLIQNNDGKTVLINTGHQDSQDDLMDRLDFYDVDQIDTLLLTSKQPEYTGNVSWMLSQYPVGKIVVSSPIVNDILSIKNVDSDIVSYVDEGDTFDLLTGLTLQVLFIEEDIGIDQGSLSFFLTHKQKKLLYLTEANQRVEDQLVEDYDLKTTVMKVPDFGSEKGTSEKLLKEADPQVAVIFRNGEDLPSNYVLERLNETWIDIYQTSRSGTVTIKCLEDDYEIITVRPTEKETLIGKLLTKLS, from the coding sequence ATGGCTCGTCAGATCTTTTTTTCAATCATGATTTTTATGCTTCTATTTCTTGTTGCTATGCCGACTGTAAATGCGGATAGGATTGAATTAAACTTATCTCAAGGGGAAATCGCATATACATTTTTTGATTTAGAGCATGGAGAAGCGACATTAATTCAAAACAATGATGGGAAGACCGTTTTAATCAATACTGGTCATCAAGATAGTCAGGATGACTTAATGGATCGATTGGATTTTTATGATGTTGACCAAATTGATACCTTACTCCTTACAAGTAAACAACCAGAATATACCGGGAATGTTTCCTGGATGTTATCGCAATATCCAGTAGGGAAAATTGTTGTTTCTTCACCAATTGTCAATGATATATTATCAATAAAAAATGTCGATAGTGACATCGTTAGTTATGTTGATGAAGGTGATACTTTTGATTTGTTAACAGGGTTAACATTACAAGTATTATTTATTGAAGAAGACATTGGGATTGACCAAGGTTCCCTGTCTTTTTTTCTAACACATAAACAAAAGAAATTATTATACTTAACAGAAGCAAATCAACGTGTAGAAGATCAGCTCGTCGAAGATTATGACTTAAAGACAACCGTAATGAAAGTCCCAGATTTCGGAAGTGAGAAAGGGACATCAGAGAAATTATTAAAAGAAGCAGATCCACAAGTTGCTGTCATCTTCAGAAATGGTGAAGACTTGCCGAGTAATTATGTCCTCGAGCGATTGAACGAAACATGGATTGATATTTATCAAACGAGTAGAAGTGGTACGGTTACGATAAAGTGTTTAGAAGATGATTATGAAATTATTACAGTTCGCCCTACAGAAAAAGAAACGTTAATAGGGAAGCTTTTAACGAAACTTTCATGA
- the panC gene encoding pantoate--beta-alanine ligase — MIVITKINELQNWIKDIRQTGREIGFVPTMGYLHEGHLSLMEKARQQNDVVIASIFVNPLQFGEGEDFDEYPRDLERDKALAKDYGVDVLFVPSAKEMYQKKMSASLIVHEGVDILCGESRPGHFDGVATVVMKLFQLTKPTRAYFGMKDAQQVAVIERMVEDFHLDVEIIRCPTVREDDGLAKSSRNVNLTQQERKEAPKIYALLNETKQLILKGQITFDEVKSYLYDKMTLQISGSVDYIECRTFPELKEVTNVQSDIIIATAVKYSHVRLIDNALITTEELTEHRKGNKQHV; from the coding sequence GTGATCGTGATTACGAAAATAAATGAGCTCCAGAACTGGATAAAAGATATACGTCAAACAGGAAGAGAGATCGGCTTTGTTCCTACGATGGGGTATTTACATGAAGGACACCTTTCACTAATGGAAAAAGCTCGTCAACAAAACGATGTGGTCATTGCAAGTATTTTTGTTAACCCACTCCAGTTTGGTGAAGGTGAGGACTTCGATGAATACCCACGTGATTTGGAAAGGGATAAAGCGCTTGCAAAAGATTATGGTGTAGATGTATTATTTGTTCCTTCCGCAAAAGAAATGTATCAGAAAAAAATGAGTGCATCTTTGATCGTTCATGAAGGGGTAGACATTCTATGTGGCGAGAGTAGACCCGGTCATTTTGATGGTGTCGCAACCGTTGTCATGAAATTATTCCAATTGACAAAACCAACACGAGCTTACTTTGGAATGAAAGATGCTCAACAAGTAGCAGTTATTGAGAGAATGGTTGAGGATTTCCATCTAGATGTAGAAATTATTCGATGTCCTACGGTTAGAGAAGATGATGGACTAGCGAAGAGTTCACGAAATGTGAATTTAACGCAACAAGAGCGTAAGGAAGCACCTAAGATCTATGCTTTACTAAATGAAACGAAGCAGTTGATCTTAAAAGGGCAAATAACTTTTGATGAAGTAAAAAGTTATTTATACGACAAAATGACATTACAAATTAGTGGTAGTGTCGATTATATAGAATGTAGAACATTTCCAGAGCTAAAAGAGGTAACTAATGTTCAAAGTGATATCATTATTGCTACTGCTGTTAAATATTCTCACGTTAGACTTATTGATAACGCGTTAATTACAACAGAAGAATTAACAGAACATCGGAAGGGGAACAAACAACATGTTTAG